In Cryptomeria japonica chromosome 5, Sugi_1.0, whole genome shotgun sequence, the genomic window AAGCTTACTGTGGCGACTATGGTGGAATTGAATACTACATTAGTCTAGTGTGGTTTGCTCGCAACGGCGTGGGTTGGTAACACAGTAGTCGTCAAAATGGAGTCGATTGATTGCTTAGTAGTCTTCGGATAGTTTTttaaaaaagcataaaaaaaaaacTTTGGACAGGAAGCTTCTAAGAGTTGATTAAATCCAGCCACCATAGCATTGTCAAAGTGTCCTATGGTTAAGAGGAAGAACTAGAATTTGTGTTGGTAAAATTAATTTTCGAGAAATAAAAAGTATATCAGCGAGTTTAATCTCATTTTATATAGATGGTTTGGAATAACATTCATAAATAACAAAATTACattaaaatcattttaaacaatgatttgtcaattttaaaaagataattatttttatataatttattattattattttttttttcaaatatacctAAATATTAAATGATATCTAAAATTATAATGATAGTTGAAAAATAGAGGTCTTTATTAACAGTTTTAGATTTCTAGGCCTGCACTATATAATTCATATACTTATGTCTATCAGCATTTTGAGAATGCATATTTCTTAATTAACTGTAAAGAAAACAGAActcataattattttatatttaaaataagaAGATATTAAAAGATGGTATTTCAATTGATTGAATTTGATAAAGAAAATTCAAAActgaaaaaataaatataaaaagtaGACTAAGATAATCTATAAATCTCACTcccatatcaaataacaaaaagaaaAATCTTCTAAAGCTTAGAAAAACAAAACTATGATATCCAAAATAATCTGTCGACCAAAGAGTTGGGTTTACGTTTAAGGGCTTGGACAATTGACAACGCTTACGCAAGATCTTACATTATACAAATACAGTTAGCAATCAAACACGACAAATGAATCGCATCAACGCCGAAGTCAAAAGTGAAGTTcattcaaagaagaaaataacagAGAGACAACGAAATGGTGATAGTCCATTCTTGAACGTATGAAGTCCGGCTTGTCATTAATTTAATGATGGAATCGATATATTTCCCTATTTGCGGTCTTTTCGCTACCACTCATTTCTTGCATGGCAGTAATCGATGTGGACATAAATACTGAAGTGGAAAATTTTGTCTACTCCGACGTGCACGCCACACATCTGTTATCTCCCATGTATACGGTGCATGCATCAAATTTTGATTCCACTTAACTTTTGACTTTATAGACATAAAGAATATTTACCATGTAATATTGATAAAATTATAAGCATTCGATTAAGACTTATTCTATTTGTTCATTTCTTATTAAAATACCTACTGATGTCTAGAGTTGTGAAGATCTATAAGATTTCTTGTTGCAAGGTTATACAAAGCGAGAAATTCTAAGGAACCTCAAAGAATTAGACTATGCGAAACAATAATTCAACCTCTCTTTAATAAATCTCCTCCGTTGATTGTCAATCTATAGAAATATATCAATGAAATCTGATCAAACTCGAATATACAAAATTGTGCTCCAGCTTAACAATTGGGTTGATTTCAATACGTATGAATATAAACTAGCCtacctatctttagaggaatataggtacAGTACGCTGAAAGATATATCATAGTTGTTCATTATTTCTCTTAAAAAgtgattatattattatattgtaattaatgtcaaattattattattattatattatgatattgtcattaatattaaattttattaagatattattatattattatatttctattaaactcttgaccataagaaaaaaatattaagactacattattattgtattatcatattattatattattataatattagattgagataattataAAGTTAATAGATTGCATGATGtaaatacaaataattaattaatcagttaaacTTAGAGCGAGTGGTAATTgataggagaaaataaataaaatatttttaaaatattttcttacttttcatgcatttaatATCACAAACAcctcaaattaaatgcttctagtttttattgataGACATTTTTGCaaccattatgtgagtgtaatacgccTTTACGTAATTGATATAATTTTACTCTTAATAGACAATCAAATGTCTTATTGTTTCCTACAATAATAACATTTATTATTTCGATGTAAATATTCAAAATTATTAATAAAACAAAGAATATTTGATTAACTCTCTTTAAATTTATAAGTTTTCCACAATTCATAATGATTTTTCTTGCTACTTCTGAATTCAATTATGTGTGTGTTTTTGCATCAAATATTTTAGATCATACTCTTTGATCCAGCAtcgaaataataaaaaattaaaaaaatgaaaaatttaaattttgaaaactaaTTCTAATCCAGAACATTTATATTTACTTaacataaacaatcaaataaccttacataaacaaaaagaaaaaaacccAATCAAGAACACATTTTTAAAAATTTCACATAGTTGTGAAATCTTATACGTTAATTCTGTAGACAGCTACAATTTACTGAATTCTATCTATCTCACATATGAATTTACAAAACATTTACAATCACATACATATtataaaatctattaaaaaaacTATAACGGCACAAGTATCCCTAACCTAATCTGGCTAACTAGAATTGGAACAAGGTTCTACCGAATGAATAGAGGCATTCACAGGAGGCAACTAGAGAGTTGCATTCATTTCGGATGGAATTGAGATTACCATACTAGCAACTCCGTCCGAGGTCGAGAATGAGAATGGAGACGGTGAATAAGGAGAAACATGGTCGCCATACACAGCTACAGGGAACTTGAGAGGAACATGAGGCAACTCAGCTCCTCTTTTCAATATACCCACCACTTTTTCCATGCTTGGTCTGGCATTCGGATCCGGATGAGAGCACAACAATCCCACTTTCATAATTCTTTCCATTTCCTGAGCATTGAAATTTCTACCCAGTTTCTCATCCGCTGCATCAAGAATTCTGTTCTCTCCATGCAAGTGCCATACCCATTCCACTACTCTACAATTGTGATCAATCAAGCTCCAGTCTGCCGGTCGTCTTCGACACGCAATTTCGAGACTCAGCGCTCCAAAGCTGAACACGTCTATCTCTCGGGTGGCCTTTCCCGTTGCTAGGAACTCAGGCGCTATATACCCAATTGTACCCGCTGCAGTGGTCGTATGTCCTACTTTTTCGCGTTCCACGGTTCTGGCAAGCCCAAAATCACCCAGCTTCGCTTTAAAATTCGAATCCAGCATCACATTGCTCGCTTTGATATCTCTGTGTAGAACGCTCTCATGCCGATCCTCGTGAAGATAAACCAGAGCTGAAGCTACATCACAAGCTATGCTGTATCTTCGATCCCAATTCAGTGGAGCTTCTGGCTTTTCATAAATATACTTGTCCAGACTTCCGTTTGCGAGTAACTCGTAAACCAGAAGCAAATCGCCCTTTCGATGGGACCATCCCATAAACTTCACAAGATTATGATGAGTGAGCTTACTGTTTATACTAATTTCTGTTATGTACTCACGTTTCCCCTGCTTTGAGGACGGAGACATTCTCTTAATTGCCACAGCTTCGTTTGTGCCAGGCAAAGTGCCTCTGTACACACATCCGAAGCCGCCAACGCCAATCATTTCGTCGTCGCTGAAGTTGTTCGTAGCGGCGCGGATGTCAGCATATGGAAATTCCTGAGCAGATTGGGCTGCCTCGCGAAGTAATTTGTTGAACTCCTCATCGCTCTCCTCAACACCACTGTGCTTGCGTTTTCTTGTCCTCATagaacaccaccttccagcaaagAAAAAAAAGCATACAGCAACCAAAGAGGGCAAGGtagatattaatattatatttgcagaagatttctttcttctaaatggaAATGGGTCAGAAATATTCACGTCTGGGGCTAAAATCTCCCACGAATATTGACATGAAAAATTCCAACTGTATACTGTATGAGTCTGAATTGGGCTTCCACTCGATGCTGAAAAGCCAACCCGGACGTTCTGCGGAAGAAACCGACGCAGATCTATATCGTAGCACAAGACTGACCTTGTAGGTTTAGGAGTGCTAGTGCCATTGGTGTTAAATAAAAGAAGCACTTCAAGCTTCTCCTTGGTGCCATCATAATCCACCCATGCGTCCCATTTTTCTCCGTTTTTTAGAGACGAGTTGTTGTAAAGATCATATACTGGAGCCGTTTTCTTGGATTTCCTGCTGTCCACGTCAATTCCCACATGGTTATCATCCGGATCGTAAGGAAGATTCTTGAATGTGTCGAACTCCACCGCAACAATTTGATTCGATGCGTTTCCATCTCTGGCAGCTTCAAACAGGCCAAGCCCTCCTCCAGAAGAGTTGTCCGGTGATTGCAGTCCAGAAGGCGCCAGAAAAAAAGTGAGTCCATCCCCACTCCCAGTGAGCTTACTATCGTTGATCTTAGAGATGGTGAATTGGAAATGGGTAGAAAAATTCGCCAAAGCTTTAGAAGAATTATCCCACACTGGAATCAACTTATTATAAGTTGCCCATCCATGGCCCCTTTTAATTCTGCCATTTAAATGATTGGCAGTAAGCTCTATCCTATCCTTTCCAAAGAAAGCATCCTGATCGATATTGATATTGGCCCTGGGAGGGAAGTGAAAGTTAATTGCTTCTGCATCGGCCCCATGAATGAAAGAAGACGATGCACTAATACAAACGACAAATAATCGGGTGAACTCAATTCTATGGAGATTAGCCATCTCAATTCGTCTCATGTGCGACTGGATAACAACAATTAAGTTATATGAGTAGGGTAATCTCAAAGGGGCAAGTTCAGTCAAATTTAATGTTAAATTTGTCTATCGTGGCGTGTAATTCTATAGTCGTGACAATGGAGTTGATTGACCGCTTACTAGTCTATTCTACGTTGTAGATTGAAGTGAGACGCTGACGTTCATAAGCCCACCGACCATAATGGTCAAACAACTCCATGACTGTAAACGTTATATGATTTGAAGCTTACCTTGGTTTTTCTTCTTGCCCGACGAAATAGATATCTCGTATTACTTACGATAAGTAATTTTCTCTTTCAGAAAGGAATCAACGCTTGGAATGCTTGACTTTCAATGTCAATAAATTTAGCGTAAGCAATCAATAATGTGAATGGTTGATTTTTAAtgtcatttttattcaattttcttGTTGATAAGGAATCAATGATGTGGGAAGTTTGGTTTTCAATATTAATAAATTTGAGAAGATAAAGAGTAAACAACCTTCAAATTTTATCACCATCTAATTAATTTTCTTCTTCATAAAGAATCAATAATGTGGAATGTTTGACTTTTAAtgtctatttttatttaatttttttat contains:
- the LOC131052688 gene encoding L-type lectin-domain containing receptor kinase IX.1-like, which translates into the protein MANLHRIEFTRLFVVCISASSSFIHGADAEAINFHFPPRANINIDQDAFFGKDRIELTANHLNGRIKRGHGWATYNKLIPVWDNSSKALANFSTHFQFTISKINDSKLTGSGDGLTFFLAPSGLQSPDNSSGGGLGLFEAARDGNASNQIVAVEFDTFKNLPYDPDDNHVGIDVDSRKSKKTAPVYDLYNNSSLKNGEKWDAWVDYDGTKEKLEVLLLFNTNGTSTPKPTRSVLCYDIDLRRFLPQNVRVGFSASSGSPIQTHTVYSWNFSCQYSWEILAPDVNISDPFPFRRKKSSANIILISTLPSLVAVCFFFFAGRWCSMRTRKRKHSGVEESDEEFNKLLREAAQSAQEFPYADIRAATNNFSDDEMIGVGGFGCVYRGTLPGTNEAVAIKRMSPSSKQGKREYITEISINSKLTHHNLVKFMGWSHRKGDLLLVYELLANGSLDKYIYEKPEAPLNWDRRYSIACDVASALVYLHEDRHESVLHRDIKASNVMLDSNFKAKLGDFGLARTVEREKVGHTTTAAGTIGYIAPEFLATGKATREIDVFSFGALSLEIACRRRPADWSLIDHNCRVVEWVWHLHGENRILDAADEKLGRNFNAQEMERIMKVGLLCSHPDPNARPSMEKVVGILKRGAELPHVPLKFPVAVYGDHVSPYSPSPFSFSTSDGVASMVISIPSEMNATL